A single region of the Salvia splendens isolate huo1 unplaced genomic scaffold, SspV2 ctg1192, whole genome shotgun sequence genome encodes:
- the LOC121789010 gene encoding ankyrin repeat-containing protein At2g01680-like, protein MAEKKLYDAATIGDVATLQQLLQANQHLLDVVSFPCLKNVLHIAIKHGKESIVEEVLKINPELALELDSKNSSSLHLAAARGNAGIAKRLLVIAPEMCWWRDGQDMNPLHVAAVKGNEAVLEEMLRQDSLAAAARLHRGQTVLHLCAKHRQLGTLKVLVKELGHLVGARDDDGETLLHFAVMDYQLEILEYLKRSCKLEKLTTNSSGKTALDILNESVRDETTYPKMKRILENISNHSIFQNLPRYTEMTMVAAVLIATMAFQAAVSPPGGVWQEDGFDKETSRDYKAGFAVMATKHPKTYANFVHANLLSFISSTIAILLLSTAGGRTSGFS, encoded by the exons atggcaGAGAAGAAACTGTATGATGCTGCAACAATTGGAGATGTAGCAACACTCCAACAACTGCTCCAAGCAAATCAACATCTTCTTGATGTAGTCTCATTCCCATGTCTCAAAAATGTGTTGCACATTGCCATAAAGCATGGAAAAGAGAGCATTGTGGAAGAGGTGCTGAAGATCAACCCGGAGCTCGCTCTCGAGCTCGACTCCAAGAACTCGTCGTCTCTCCACCTTGCAGCTGCCAGAGGGAACGCGGGGATTGCGAAGAGATTGCTAGTGATAGCCCCGGAGATGTGCTGGTGGCGAGACGGCCAAGATATGAACCCGCTTCATGTTGCGGCCGTGAAGGGGAATGAGGCGGTGTTGGAGGAGATGCTAAGGCAGGATTCCCTTGCGGCCGCGGCGAGGCTGCATCGCGGACAGACTGTGCTGCACTTGTGCGCGAAACATCGTCAGCTTGGGACGTTGAAGGTTTTGGTGAAGGAGTTGGGCCACTTAGTGGGTGCAAGGGATGATGATGGGGAGACATTGCTGCATTTTGCTGTGATGGATTATCAACTTGag ATTTTAGAATACTTGAAGAGAAGTTGCAAACTAGAGAAGCTGACAACGAATTCGAGCGGCAAAACAGCACTGGATATCTTGAACGAGAGCGTTCGAGACGAAACAACATAcccaaaaatgaaaagaatcCTCGAAAATATTTCTAATCACTCAATATTCCAAAACTTGCCTAGGTACACCGAGATGACGATGGTGGCGGCCGTCCTGATAGCGACCATGGCGTTCCAAGCGGCCGTCAGCCCCCCTGGCGGCGTGTGGCAAGAGGACGGATTCGATAAGGAGACCAGCCGAGATTACAAAGCCGGGTTTGCCGTCATGGCTACTAAACATCCCAAGACATACGCGAATTTCGTTCATGCCAACCTCTTGTCGTTCATTTCGTCTACCATCGCAATCTTGTTGCTTTCCACGGCCGGGGGTCGGACCAGTGGATTTTCGTGA